Proteins encoded within one genomic window of Dermatophilus congolensis:
- a CDS encoding GntR family transcriptional regulator, which translates to MPRDIAAETKTESKSERVYRVIRDGISSGKYSPGYRLVLSRLATDFNVSPVPVREAVRKLEAQGLVTHIRNVGFEVTGVDQQSYTEAMQTLAVLQAAATALSVETITSETLDAAQELNNEMRRVHESGDAARFTELNTQFHRLLCSHCPNARILNLIEREVDNLSQIRRSTFAFVPGRVASSIEEHDEIIRALREETAALDVELMLRHHTLRTLNSFLERHQ; encoded by the coding sequence GTGCCCCGTGACATTGCTGCGGAGACGAAAACAGAATCCAAATCAGAGCGGGTATATCGAGTAATTCGCGACGGCATTTCTTCTGGAAAATATAGCCCTGGATATCGCCTCGTCCTTTCCCGGCTTGCCACCGATTTCAACGTATCCCCTGTGCCCGTCCGAGAGGCCGTGCGTAAGCTCGAAGCCCAAGGCCTCGTCACCCATATACGCAATGTCGGGTTCGAGGTCACCGGCGTTGATCAGCAAAGCTACACCGAAGCAATGCAAACACTCGCCGTCCTGCAAGCTGCAGCCACCGCTCTGAGTGTTGAGACAATTACTTCCGAAACACTCGACGCAGCTCAAGAACTCAATAATGAAATGCGTCGCGTACATGAATCTGGAGACGCGGCAAGATTCACTGAACTCAACACCCAATTCCACCGACTTCTCTGCTCACACTGCCCTAATGCGAGAATACTGAACCTCATCGAAAGAGAAGTCGATAATCTTTCACAGATCCGCCGCAGCACTTTCGCTTTCGTGCCTGGACGGGTTGCTTCTTCAATTGAAGAACACGACGAAATTATTCGCGCATTGCGAGAAGAAACCGCCGCCTTAGACGTCGAGCTCATGCTGCGCCACCACACCCTGCGCACCCTGAACTCATTCCTAGAGCGCCATCAATAA
- a CDS encoding ABC transporter ATP-binding protein, protein MSEQSATRALSAWRDPLLINALRPYLGTEGQRRQHIFLFMNAVGGALDGLAVSLLMPLASALAQGNPAIPWITAIGALALIGAIWQYASARFGYAAVIDYLNNSNDRLGRTLARLPMGWFTPARTAVLSRFIARDTVLVAENSAQYTGQIVRNATGLLTIIGGAIVWQPRVGWTLAALAPFIAITLMWSQSLLNRLRRASAASENEVAHRLVEFASCQPMLRAAGRSINYEPLRQAAAENERAQRKELWLSLLPILFNGMVLQSVVVVTIIVITHAHLDPITTVVFIGVLLRYARNLEQLGQLMLNLGVLRKPLQHLGQIVNAPLLSEPTQSAQPVNHTDGHEVALQNVRFGYDPERPVIRDVSFTVAPHTMTAIVGPSGSGKTTIARLIARFWDVNAGEIRVDGVDIRHMRTEDLMARMSMVFQDVYLFDDTLTENIRVARPEATDAEIREVSDLAGVTSIADRLGWDAPVGEGGRRLSGGERQRVSIARALLKNAPIVLFDEATSALDAENEGNVMAAVARLRASSTLIVIAHKLETIEDADQIVVLNQEGRIEEIGTHAQLHAASGTYRRFWDRRRAAHGWQLTSSTNP, encoded by the coding sequence ATGTCTGAGCAATCCGCTACCCGCGCTCTCTCCGCCTGGCGCGATCCGCTACTGATCAACGCACTGCGCCCCTACCTGGGCACCGAAGGACAACGACGACAACACATCTTCCTGTTCATGAATGCCGTCGGCGGTGCCCTCGATGGCCTAGCCGTGTCCCTGCTGATGCCGCTAGCTTCAGCCCTGGCCCAAGGGAACCCGGCCATACCATGGATCACTGCCATCGGAGCACTGGCACTCATCGGCGCGATTTGGCAATACGCCTCGGCCCGCTTCGGGTACGCCGCAGTCATCGACTACCTCAACAACTCCAACGACCGGCTAGGCCGCACCCTTGCGCGCCTACCCATGGGCTGGTTCACCCCCGCCCGTACAGCCGTCCTATCGCGCTTCATCGCCCGTGACACCGTCCTCGTTGCTGAAAACAGTGCCCAATACACCGGGCAGATCGTCCGTAACGCCACCGGCCTGCTGACGATCATCGGCGGCGCCATCGTTTGGCAGCCACGCGTGGGCTGGACACTGGCAGCCCTGGCACCTTTCATCGCCATCACATTGATGTGGTCCCAGTCGCTGCTGAACCGTCTTCGCCGCGCATCCGCCGCCAGCGAGAACGAGGTAGCCCACCGGCTCGTCGAGTTCGCCTCCTGCCAGCCCATGCTTCGCGCAGCTGGGCGCAGCATCAACTACGAACCCCTACGGCAAGCCGCCGCAGAAAATGAACGCGCGCAACGTAAAGAGCTATGGCTCAGTCTCCTACCAATCCTGTTCAACGGCATGGTGCTCCAATCCGTTGTGGTTGTGACGATCATCGTCATCACCCACGCCCACTTGGACCCCATCACCACGGTGGTGTTCATCGGGGTACTGCTGCGCTACGCACGCAACCTCGAACAACTCGGCCAACTGATGCTCAACCTTGGAGTGTTACGCAAACCTCTCCAGCACCTTGGGCAAATCGTCAACGCTCCCCTACTGAGCGAACCCACCCAATCAGCCCAGCCCGTTAACCACACAGACGGCCACGAAGTGGCACTACAGAACGTGCGATTCGGATACGACCCCGAACGCCCTGTCATACGTGATGTTTCTTTCACTGTTGCGCCGCACACGATGACAGCCATCGTGGGCCCTTCAGGCTCAGGTAAAACAACGATCGCACGACTCATCGCGCGCTTCTGGGACGTCAATGCTGGCGAAATCCGCGTCGATGGTGTCGACATCCGCCACATGCGCACCGAAGACCTCATGGCACGGATGTCAATGGTGTTCCAAGACGTATACCTGTTTGACGACACCTTGACGGAAAACATTCGAGTGGCCCGCCCCGAAGCCACCGACGCTGAGATCCGTGAAGTCAGCGACCTGGCTGGAGTCACATCAATCGCTGACCGGCTCGGCTGGGATGCCCCCGTTGGTGAAGGTGGGCGCCGCCTATCTGGCGGTGAACGCCAACGCGTCTCCATCGCACGAGCCCTGCTCAAAAACGCCCCCATCGTTCTCTTCGATGAAGCAACCTCTGCCCTCGATGCCGAGAACGAAGGCAACGTCATGGCAGCAGTTGCGCGGCTACGGGCTTCCTCTACGTTGATCGTGATTGCCCACAAGCTGGAAACCATTGAGGACGCTGATCAAATCGTCGTACTCAACCAGGAAGGGCGCATCGAGGAGATTGGGACACATGCGCAGCTGCACGCAGCATCAGGAACCTACCGCCGATTCTGGGACCGCAGGCGAGCTGCACACGGTTGGCAACTGACTTCATCCACTAACCCCTGA
- a CDS encoding ABC transporter ATP-binding protein, whose translation MDTDSHDNQAGQAALGTLLTPVRGLLLTARILGGLSGLLSIAPYVALVELGRLLLSSTPDPEHVRNITHILVATFLSQLFVHFLALTVCHFADLKLAGHIRRELITHMAQAPLSWFTATNSSRVRKAVQDDTKTLHQLIAHAPVDTTFAIISPICLVAYAFVVNWRLGLLSIATLPLYVLLQMFSMRDMGEKTAHMNQLLDHASATVVEFCDGIEVVRAFGRTNEAHSRFTQASTRFVDFFLDWIKPLLRISALSEAVVSTSVLLFVNTAVGALLVHAGHVGVVDLLTTTLISLVVPGAVLVLGGSMWSYQLAGSAAVRIRHLIDTPTLTSHNPTEQKNTPADTSVEFENVTFSYNEGITALRNVSVTIPAGSTTALVGPSGSGKSTLATMIARFNDPTSGVVRIGGVDIRDIDNLYEHVAFVLQTPHLPDLPVREIIRLAKPEATDEQVRQAAIGAHIWDEIAALPNGLDSRANLSGGQRQRLAIAQALLADRPIVILDEATTATDPEVEAEVQAALSHLAIGRTVIVIAHTATSVIGVDQVVALRDGQIVAVQSNPTHAELSSLLGAVHV comes from the coding sequence TTGGATACCGACTCACACGACAACCAAGCAGGTCAAGCGGCCCTGGGAACCCTGCTCACCCCTGTTCGTGGCCTTCTGCTAACCGCGCGAATACTGGGCGGGCTTTCTGGGCTACTCTCCATCGCCCCCTACGTAGCCCTCGTCGAACTGGGACGTTTACTACTCAGCAGCACCCCCGACCCAGAACATGTGCGAAATATCACACATATCCTTGTCGCCACATTTCTTAGTCAATTGTTCGTGCACTTCCTTGCACTGACGGTCTGCCACTTCGCCGACCTCAAACTCGCCGGTCACATCCGCCGAGAACTCATCACCCACATGGCCCAAGCGCCCCTGTCGTGGTTCACCGCAACCAACTCAAGCCGCGTCCGCAAGGCCGTGCAAGACGACACCAAAACCCTGCACCAGCTCATCGCTCACGCACCAGTCGACACCACCTTCGCGATTATCTCCCCCATCTGCCTGGTCGCCTACGCCTTCGTCGTCAACTGGCGCCTAGGCCTGCTATCCATCGCCACGCTGCCGCTATACGTACTGCTGCAGATGTTCAGCATGCGCGACATGGGCGAGAAAACCGCCCACATGAACCAGCTTCTCGACCACGCCTCAGCCACAGTCGTCGAATTCTGTGACGGCATCGAAGTCGTTCGAGCATTCGGGCGCACCAACGAAGCACACTCACGATTCACGCAAGCATCAACGCGCTTCGTTGACTTCTTCCTCGACTGGATCAAACCACTGCTACGTATCAGTGCCCTGTCCGAGGCAGTCGTGAGCACCTCAGTTCTGCTGTTCGTCAACACCGCTGTCGGCGCTCTGCTTGTCCACGCCGGACATGTCGGAGTCGTCGACCTGCTCACCACCACACTGATCTCACTAGTCGTCCCCGGGGCAGTACTCGTCCTCGGCGGCTCAATGTGGTCCTACCAGCTGGCCGGAAGCGCCGCCGTGCGCATCCGCCACCTCATCGACACCCCAACACTGACCAGCCACAACCCCACCGAACAGAAAAACACTCCCGCGGACACGTCCGTGGAATTCGAAAACGTCACCTTCTCCTACAACGAAGGCATCACGGCACTGCGCAACGTGTCAGTAACTATCCCGGCCGGTTCAACCACCGCGCTGGTAGGCCCCTCCGGCTCAGGAAAATCCACCCTCGCCACCATGATCGCCCGATTCAACGACCCCACCAGCGGCGTCGTGCGCATCGGTGGAGTCGATATCCGCGACATCGACAACCTCTACGAACACGTGGCATTCGTTTTACAAACCCCGCACCTTCCTGACCTTCCAGTGCGCGAAATCATCCGCCTAGCCAAACCAGAAGCAACCGACGAGCAAGTACGCCAAGCCGCCATCGGAGCCCACATCTGGGATGAAATCGCAGCCCTGCCAAATGGCCTGGACTCCCGAGCCAACCTCTCCGGTGGGCAGCGCCAACGCCTAGCCATCGCACAGGCACTCCTGGCCGACCGCCCAATCGTGATCCTCGACGAAGCAACAACCGCCACTGACCCAGAAGTCGAGGCCGAAGTCCAGGCAGCCCTGAGCCACCTGGCTATCGGGCGCACCGTGATTGTGATCGCTCACACGGCCACCTCAGTTATCGGCGTCGATCAAGTAGTGGCGCTTCGTGACGGTCAGATCGTGGCAGTGCAATCCAACCCCACACACGCCGAACTCTCCTCGCTGTTGGGAGCTGTCCATGTCTGA
- a CDS encoding non-ribosomal peptide synthetase has translation MVGRLHDLPLGGQECLVYIEFRGSEITQKTLQHAVDVVHAHAALRARYDPEHMIMVDTNVPPPHVREYTIGSQISQRADVRRILMQETINIEKGRNWAAAISSGPQHERVIHLVFSLAAVDLAAVGVVHEHLARVCREPDYTPAMPTTIAQVYQQHSERTCPRPRTHNDAAPAMLDGPKIDGLSSPTQAAPHMTTLRHCLSQEQWQRLEQRAHEHDVTTAALVLTLYERVIRRWSHNLDFCVTIAALNVRGTEDMVVDRTVAYAHRAYDGETFAEELAAVSAELRRCLAQQRDAMAEMRQAQVLDQPVEPSRFVFTFAPATNMFPPQAVHTLGKATTWAQTPQTAFDLRIAKIDHDTIEVAADVRDVALPPDVSEGIFTMLLEQIDDVITYGAPHAQIPREQVQQRAVANASQPCAPQLLHEGVRVHAQRNPHAVALVGPDGETVTYAQLDARARSIGARIAAVAAPGSLVAVQMPRSVEQIVALVGVLYAGCAYLPVSIEAPQARVERIRERSGWAALITADGGDLAGVDVAPLEQPVPVDPEALAYVIFTSGSTGEPKGVSISHQGARNTIDSLRQRHSIGASDTLLGTSGVDFDLSVHDVFGAFAAGARLVVVDEADARDPFTWAELVKTHGVTIWNSVPMLLEMLVATGEQLPTLRLFLVSGDWIPLDLPSRSRAMSPGSTFVAMGGATEASIWSNEYVITGEIPQHWPSIPYGLPLDGQQYRVVDARDRDVPDGCVGDLLIGGVGVANGYYNDPERTEASFLTDQDGVRWYRTGDLGLWAEGLVFFAGRRDTQVKVRGHRIECAEIEVCLSNLPGIGRAVVVPIRNRSALGAALVPHEQAQIDVPAALAHVAQQLPHYMVPASAIIVDDLPVTSNGKVDRASLIDWIERGSDLQAVETVDADDDLALVLKIWADVLGVPVPATGNFFELGGDSLKATRMCAQLRSHGFEAQLTSLFRYPNAAAFTAACQQHNEGATTDGKAEEAQQRGEDHAHSWQELAAVQEVSLDTLGLGQWCRWMWSHVLADVAGNELETVVEDDSDFFELGGDSLKAARLCADLRMSGVSVTVADVFRHPRFADFVTRCTPLETDHVEQSATTVGSVEQAFPLTPLQLAYALGADGIPGVIRTDPCVAVIVSSTDTAVQQRWRVALEAVVARHDILNLVRSGDFEQHVARRSEPEFVELSLPMTDEQFRALLQQMDVNMQASPAVRGVVRTDRPDELGLVFNYLALDSSSVAIILRDFAQIAAGADPGTSTVSIDAFRAYVDQPPAPTQAALPPAPQIPVGTVPTEPVTFVSTGQVLTADVVQALQLRAREHAVTVNSIVLNCLAQAVTSVNGQQCVTINVPTAHRPINAEDAVGQFSQLALCTIEQNMGWEQTHAELGRAVATAGQLNVQRTTGRQRYPLVFTSLLGSALSQPLADGLVHTVWTHTRTPAVLIDCQVTPMPGGQIELRWDMPAGVVDAQFTDAAFTTFVSLVKQSAEAEPTSVEEAS, from the coding sequence ATGGTCGGCCGACTGCACGACCTCCCCCTCGGCGGGCAAGAATGCCTGGTCTACATCGAATTCCGAGGAAGTGAAATCACCCAAAAAACTCTTCAGCACGCAGTCGATGTCGTGCATGCTCACGCGGCGCTACGGGCCCGCTACGACCCCGAGCACATGATCATGGTGGACACCAATGTGCCCCCTCCACACGTGAGGGAATACACGATCGGGTCACAGATATCACAGCGCGCCGATGTGCGCCGGATCTTGATGCAAGAAACGATCAACATTGAAAAAGGGCGCAACTGGGCAGCAGCCATCAGTAGCGGCCCGCAGCACGAACGGGTCATCCACCTCGTTTTCTCCCTCGCCGCAGTTGACCTAGCCGCAGTGGGAGTCGTGCACGAGCACCTAGCTCGCGTATGCCGCGAACCGGACTACACACCGGCCATGCCAACAACAATCGCGCAGGTATACCAACAACACAGCGAGCGCACCTGCCCCCGACCGCGCACACACAACGACGCCGCACCAGCCATGTTGGATGGCCCCAAAATCGATGGTCTTTCCTCCCCAACACAGGCTGCGCCACACATGACCACACTGCGTCACTGCCTCTCGCAAGAGCAGTGGCAGCGGCTAGAGCAGCGAGCGCACGAGCACGATGTCACTACCGCGGCGCTGGTGTTGACCCTGTATGAACGTGTGATTCGGCGCTGGTCGCACAACCTAGATTTCTGTGTGACTATCGCCGCGCTCAACGTGCGGGGAACTGAAGACATGGTCGTGGACCGCACTGTCGCCTACGCTCACCGCGCTTATGACGGTGAAACTTTCGCAGAAGAACTCGCTGCAGTCTCGGCTGAATTGCGTCGTTGCCTAGCGCAGCAGCGCGATGCCATGGCCGAGATGCGTCAGGCTCAGGTGCTCGACCAGCCAGTTGAGCCAAGTCGATTTGTGTTTACTTTTGCGCCGGCAACAAACATGTTCCCGCCTCAAGCAGTCCACACCTTAGGGAAGGCAACTACCTGGGCCCAGACACCTCAGACTGCTTTCGATTTACGTATCGCCAAGATTGATCACGACACGATTGAAGTAGCCGCCGATGTGCGGGATGTAGCCCTTCCCCCAGATGTGAGCGAGGGCATCTTCACGATGCTGCTCGAACAGATCGACGATGTGATCACTTACGGGGCACCACATGCCCAGATTCCTCGTGAACAGGTTCAACAACGCGCTGTGGCGAACGCCAGCCAGCCGTGTGCACCCCAGCTCCTGCATGAGGGCGTGCGCGTGCATGCCCAGCGCAATCCACACGCGGTGGCGCTTGTTGGGCCCGATGGGGAAACCGTCACGTACGCACAGTTGGATGCGCGAGCACGGTCAATAGGGGCCAGGATCGCCGCAGTGGCTGCCCCGGGCAGCTTGGTGGCCGTCCAGATGCCGCGCAGCGTTGAGCAGATCGTGGCTCTCGTGGGCGTGCTGTACGCCGGATGCGCCTACTTGCCGGTGAGTATTGAGGCTCCACAAGCCCGCGTGGAACGGATTCGTGAACGCTCAGGTTGGGCGGCCTTGATCACAGCCGATGGTGGCGACCTTGCCGGTGTGGACGTTGCGCCTCTGGAGCAGCCGGTTCCTGTTGATCCAGAGGCATTGGCGTATGTGATCTTCACCTCCGGGTCCACCGGGGAACCCAAAGGGGTTTCGATCAGTCATCAGGGAGCGCGAAACACCATCGATAGCCTGCGTCAGCGGCACAGCATCGGCGCTAGCGACACATTACTTGGCACTTCCGGTGTCGATTTTGATCTGAGTGTTCACGATGTGTTCGGTGCTTTCGCTGCCGGGGCGCGGCTAGTCGTTGTTGATGAAGCCGACGCCCGGGACCCATTTACCTGGGCCGAACTGGTGAAAACACACGGCGTGACCATTTGGAACAGCGTTCCCATGCTGTTGGAGATGCTGGTAGCTACCGGTGAGCAGCTGCCTACGCTGCGCCTGTTCCTCGTCTCCGGGGACTGGATTCCCTTGGACTTGCCGTCCCGGTCACGGGCGATGTCGCCAGGGTCGACGTTTGTTGCAATGGGTGGGGCAACCGAAGCCAGCATCTGGTCTAACGAATACGTCATTACCGGAGAGATACCGCAGCATTGGCCATCAATTCCCTACGGGCTGCCCCTGGATGGGCAGCAGTACCGGGTCGTTGATGCCCGTGATCGTGATGTGCCTGATGGGTGCGTCGGTGACTTGCTTATTGGTGGAGTTGGGGTAGCCAACGGCTACTACAACGACCCAGAGCGCACCGAGGCGTCGTTCTTGACTGATCAGGACGGTGTGCGCTGGTACCGCACTGGCGATCTGGGCTTGTGGGCTGAAGGGCTTGTGTTCTTCGCCGGGCGGCGAGACACCCAGGTGAAGGTTCGTGGGCACCGCATCGAGTGCGCTGAGATCGAAGTGTGCCTGAGCAACCTGCCAGGTATCGGCCGTGCTGTCGTGGTCCCGATCCGGAATCGTTCTGCCCTGGGAGCGGCGCTGGTGCCTCACGAACAGGCACAGATCGACGTGCCTGCAGCACTAGCGCACGTTGCCCAGCAGCTTCCGCATTACATGGTTCCAGCCAGCGCCATCATCGTCGATGACCTGCCGGTCACATCGAACGGGAAAGTGGATCGGGCCAGTCTCATCGACTGGATCGAGCGAGGTTCTGACCTGCAGGCTGTCGAAACGGTTGATGCCGACGATGACTTGGCACTGGTGTTGAAAATCTGGGCTGATGTGCTCGGTGTGCCGGTGCCAGCTACAGGTAACTTTTTCGAGCTCGGCGGTGATTCCCTCAAAGCTACCCGGATGTGTGCGCAGCTACGCAGCCACGGGTTTGAGGCTCAGCTGACGTCTTTGTTCCGGTACCCGAACGCTGCTGCCTTCACTGCCGCGTGCCAGCAGCACAATGAAGGCGCCACCACTGACGGTAAAGCTGAAGAAGCCCAGCAACGCGGAGAAGACCACGCGCACAGTTGGCAAGAACTCGCAGCCGTGCAGGAAGTCAGCCTTGACACGCTTGGGCTAGGGCAGTGGTGTCGCTGGATGTGGAGCCATGTGCTGGCCGATGTGGCTGGCAACGAGCTCGAAACAGTCGTGGAAGACGACAGCGACTTTTTTGAGCTCGGCGGTGATTCCCTCAAAGCGGCGCGGCTATGCGCTGACCTGCGCATGTCCGGAGTGAGCGTGACTGTGGCAGATGTGTTCCGCCATCCACGGTTCGCTGACTTCGTTACCCGCTGCACCCCACTGGAAACGGACCACGTAGAGCAGAGCGCCACCACGGTTGGCTCCGTAGAGCAAGCGTTCCCGCTGACACCGCTGCAATTGGCCTACGCGCTGGGAGCAGACGGTATTCCTGGAGTGATTCGCACCGACCCATGCGTTGCCGTGATCGTCTCGAGCACAGACACAGCGGTGCAACAACGCTGGCGTGTGGCGCTGGAAGCTGTGGTCGCACGCCACGACATCTTGAACCTGGTGCGCTCAGGTGACTTTGAGCAGCATGTAGCCCGCAGAAGTGAACCAGAATTCGTCGAATTGTCACTGCCGATGACCGACGAGCAGTTCCGTGCACTGCTTCAGCAGATGGATGTGAACATGCAGGCCAGCCCGGCAGTGCGAGGGGTGGTGCGCACAGACCGGCCCGATGAGCTGGGGTTGGTGTTCAACTATCTGGCACTGGACTCTTCCAGCGTGGCGATTATTTTGCGTGACTTCGCCCAGATCGCCGCAGGAGCAGACCCAGGCACAAGCACAGTCTCGATCGATGCCTTCCGCGCCTACGTGGACCAACCCCCGGCACCGACACAAGCTGCTCTTCCACCAGCACCGCAGATCCCGGTCGGCACGGTGCCTACTGAGCCAGTCACTTTCGTTTCAACAGGCCAGGTATTGACCGCGGATGTTGTCCAGGCGTTGCAGCTGCGCGCCCGCGAACACGCCGTCACCGTCAACAGCATCGTCCTGAACTGCCTAGCGCAAGCCGTGACATCGGTGAACGGACAACAGTGCGTGACGATCAACGTTCCCACTGCGCACCGCCCCATCAACGCCGAAGACGCTGTGGGGCAGTTCAGCCAGCTGGCGCTATGCACGATCGAGCAGAACATGGGGTGGGAACAAACCCACGCCGAGCTTGGCCGGGCCGTAGCCACAGCAGGCCAGCTCAACGTGCAACGCACCACCGGCCGGCAGCGGTACCCACTGGTGTTCACCAGCCTGTTGGGTAGCGCATTGAGCCAACCGTTAGCTGACGGCCTCGTCCACACGGTCTGGACACACACCCGCACCCCCGCGGTTTTGATCGACTGCCAGGTAACACCGATGCCTGGTGGGCAGATCGAACTGCGCTGGGACATGCCCGCAGGCGTGGTGGATGCACAGTTCACGGACGCCGCGTTCACCACATTCGTCTCCTTGGTCAAGCAAAGCGCCGAGGCAGAACCAACCTCCGTGGAGGAAGCCTCGTGA
- a CDS encoding thioesterase II family protein, with product MNLITALGASAANTSTTRVVLFPHAGGTPRSYRHIAAALPNMRVDAVTYPGRDHLLDRQPAPSIEAIAAEVTQELSSDTDNTELLILVGHSLGAFIAYETTAALEELHRPQRVVLVASGQNPPLPRGSTATAPTPTEDEDIIADIVRQNPATAQVWADPHLREFFLPAVRADYQLLHGYVPSGRLVEQIHVVAPRDDEEIDHGLIDQWQQFSRHAVPVTEVPGGHMYLENNGDLLAEVILAASNNSAAGEHTKAAHYA from the coding sequence GTGAACCTCATCACTGCCCTGGGAGCCTCGGCAGCCAACACCAGCACCACCCGAGTAGTGCTGTTCCCGCACGCCGGCGGCACCCCCCGCTCCTACCGACACATCGCCGCGGCCCTGCCGAACATGCGCGTAGACGCGGTGACCTACCCCGGCCGGGATCACCTGCTAGACCGCCAACCCGCCCCCAGCATCGAAGCGATCGCTGCCGAAGTGACCCAGGAGCTCAGCAGCGACACCGATAACACCGAGCTGCTCATTCTGGTTGGGCATTCCCTGGGCGCATTCATCGCTTACGAAACCACCGCAGCACTGGAAGAACTACACCGACCGCAACGAGTCGTTTTGGTTGCCTCCGGTCAAAACCCGCCGCTGCCACGCGGCAGCACCGCCACTGCACCTACCCCAACGGAAGACGAAGACATCATCGCCGACATCGTCAGACAGAACCCCGCAACAGCTCAGGTGTGGGCCGACCCGCATCTTCGCGAGTTCTTCCTACCCGCCGTGCGCGCCGACTACCAGCTGCTGCACGGCTACGTCCCCTCTGGGCGCCTCGTCGAGCAAATCCACGTGGTCGCCCCCCGCGACGACGAAGAAATTGACCATGGACTCATCGACCAGTGGCAGCAATTCTCACGCCATGCCGTCCCCGTGACTGAAGTTCCCGGCGGACACATGTACCTGGAGAACAACGGTGACCTCTTAGCCGAGGTGATCCTGGCGGCCAGCAACAACAGCGCCGCTGGCGAACACACGAAGGCGGCCCACTATGCGTGA